From Leptospira stimsonii, the proteins below share one genomic window:
- a CDS encoding motility associated factor glycosyltransferase family protein, translated as MSHNLSEKTREIFGKKPYLSLYFQREPDPKIQFTLKPAKNPEEWFLDFNGRALSSTVAPLTQALRSLQAQKISATDLVAVIGLGNPHLIYEVHKNLEPGQILLLIDEHPELIFPLWDGILEPVMDVPGRHLFLGHSALNLLWNYLESLPVERVSGIRIFRNSASTSLNEMYYGELEVKIRKILSSKMSDLLTKFEFERIWVRNTFVNTANFPDSKNPRTRVELLKEKFANTPAMLVSAGPSLRSQCEWISKVRDKVFLFSCDTSLKALLKFGIVPDGVITLDAQTHSFFHFMGAESSNVPLFADLVSSPPILRSQKFSKIVHSLTAKYVVDASGELKREVTAGSKTAEKILGTIGDIQSGGSVATTAFDLLRNLGCKPIFLVGQDLAYSGREIHSTGTHHNEKWLTLLNRTQSLERINEMIIRKRDTRLVPSAGGGEVLTDYVLDLYRHWFEESFQTLDFPVYNVNVRGARIENCENVSIEKANSILSQFSDHGYYWKKFLPWNEEQDPEVSSETAETFRRELLEKIKNVLDTFSEPSIREESYESILSEFRNKISGWEDLGYLIRKTEIYILRHKDTLDEIRKKNLFLGSVLKEFTGLKRKLLSGIEKNTF; from the coding sequence ATGTCTCACAATCTCTCTGAAAAGACAAGAGAAATATTCGGGAAAAAGCCGTACTTATCCCTCTATTTCCAAAGAGAACCCGACCCGAAAATCCAATTCACTCTGAAGCCAGCGAAGAATCCGGAAGAATGGTTTCTCGACTTCAACGGACGCGCACTTTCGAGCACGGTCGCACCTTTGACGCAGGCCCTCCGATCTCTTCAGGCGCAAAAAATTTCGGCGACGGATTTGGTCGCCGTGATCGGACTCGGAAATCCTCACCTCATCTACGAAGTTCATAAGAATTTAGAACCGGGCCAGATTCTTCTTTTGATCGACGAACATCCGGAACTCATCTTTCCTCTTTGGGACGGGATTTTGGAACCGGTGATGGACGTGCCCGGAAGACATTTGTTTCTCGGACATTCCGCTCTCAACTTGCTCTGGAATTATCTGGAATCGCTCCCCGTCGAAAGAGTTTCTGGAATTCGAATTTTTCGAAACTCTGCAAGCACTTCTCTGAACGAGATGTATTACGGAGAACTCGAGGTCAAGATCCGCAAGATTCTTTCCTCGAAGATGAGCGATCTATTGACCAAGTTTGAATTTGAAAGAATCTGGGTCCGCAACACGTTCGTAAACACGGCGAATTTTCCGGATTCCAAAAATCCAAGAACCCGAGTGGAACTCTTAAAGGAAAAATTTGCAAACACTCCGGCGATGCTCGTCTCCGCAGGACCTTCCCTTCGAAGTCAGTGTGAATGGATTTCGAAAGTCAGGGACAAGGTCTTTTTATTTTCCTGCGATACTTCCTTAAAAGCGCTCCTCAAGTTCGGAATCGTTCCCGACGGTGTGATCACACTTGACGCACAAACTCATTCTTTCTTTCATTTTATGGGCGCGGAATCGTCTAACGTGCCTTTGTTCGCGGACTTGGTCAGCTCCCCTCCGATTCTAAGATCGCAGAAGTTTTCCAAGATCGTACATTCTCTGACTGCAAAGTATGTGGTCGACGCAAGCGGAGAATTAAAAAGAGAAGTGACCGCAGGTTCCAAAACCGCAGAAAAAATCCTCGGAACGATCGGAGACATTCAATCCGGAGGAAGCGTCGCGACGACTGCGTTTGATCTTCTTAGAAATCTTGGTTGTAAGCCGATCTTTTTGGTGGGACAGGATCTTGCGTATTCGGGAAGGGAGATTCATTCCACCGGAACTCATCATAACGAAAAATGGCTCACCCTTTTAAACCGAACTCAGAGTCTCGAGAGAATCAACGAGATGATCATCCGAAAACGGGACACTCGTTTGGTTCCGTCCGCAGGCGGCGGAGAGGTTTTGACGGATTACGTTTTGGACTTATACCGTCACTGGTTTGAAGAATCCTTTCAAACATTAGACTTTCCGGTTTACAACGTCAACGTTCGAGGAGCGAGGATTGAAAATTGCGAAAACGTCTCGATCGAAAAGGCGAATTCCATTCTTTCTCAGTTTTCCGATCACGGATATTATTGGAAAAAATTTCTTCCCTGGAACGAAGAACAAGATCCGGAAGTATCTTCGGAAACGGCGGAAACCTTCCGCCGAGAACTTTTGGAAAAGATCAAAAACGTTTTGGATACGTTTTCCGAACCTTCCATAAGGGAAGAATCATACGAATCTATTCTTTCCGAGTTTAGAAATAAAATTAGCGGCTGGGAAGATTTGGGTTACTTGATTCGAAAGACCGAAATTTATATCCTGAGACACAAAGACACGTTAGACGAAATTAGAAAGAAAAATCTTTTTTTAGGATCTGTATTAAAGGAATTCACCGGACTAAAACGAAAACTTCTTTCCGGAATCGAAAAGAATACATTCTGA
- the plsY gene encoding glycerol-3-phosphate 1-O-acyltransferase PlsY, protein MNFLWIVFLSFAAGSIPFGYWIALHLAGVDIRKSGSKNIGATNVGRLVGWRYGFPVLVLDIAKGALPVYLSGHFYPEGGIPFQLLCGVLAVLGHMFSPFLNFSGGKGVATALGVFLVLTPIACLGAVLVFLAVYKFFKFVSLGSIFASLTLPLVYAFSSVLLLHEEVSYWVLGTMIFISIGIILTHRENILRILNQSELFAVKNEDQKSDSERNRR, encoded by the coding sequence ATGAATTTTCTCTGGATCGTTTTTTTAAGTTTTGCCGCGGGTTCGATACCTTTCGGATATTGGATCGCGCTTCACCTTGCGGGCGTGGACATTCGGAAATCGGGAAGTAAGAACATCGGCGCGACAAACGTGGGTCGTTTGGTTGGATGGAGATACGGATTTCCCGTTTTGGTTTTAGACATCGCCAAAGGGGCGCTTCCTGTTTATCTTTCCGGTCATTTTTATCCCGAAGGAGGAATTCCGTTTCAACTCCTCTGCGGAGTTTTGGCGGTACTGGGGCATATGTTTTCTCCATTCTTAAACTTTAGCGGCGGGAAGGGAGTTGCAACGGCGTTAGGCGTTTTTTTGGTTCTGACTCCTATCGCGTGTTTGGGCGCGGTTCTTGTCTTTTTAGCGGTTTATAAATTTTTTAAATTTGTTTCTCTGGGATCAATTTTTGCTTCCCTAACGCTTCCTCTCGTTTATGCTTTTTCCTCGGTTCTTCTTTTACACGAAGAAGTTTCGTATTGGGTTTTAGGAACCATGATTTTTATCTCTATCGGGATCATACTGACCCATAGGGAGAACATTCTTCGGATATTAAATCAGTCCGAGTTGTTCGCGGTCAAAAACGAGGATCAAAAAAGTGATTCAGAGAGAAATCGACGATAA